In Polypterus senegalus isolate Bchr_013 chromosome 12, ASM1683550v1, whole genome shotgun sequence, the following are encoded in one genomic region:
- the LOC120540140 gene encoding myelin-associated glycoprotein-like, protein MPELARVGPLILWLLQGALCKDSWISLPKNMEALDGSCVVIPCTFGPTKALGRDQIGVWRSNDPWKGNEVFRKGTTHGVWANVRVTIGDVRAGNCSTRLDRVGPQQGGTYYFRTEGQYSYTFGHNALNITVQDKPLITPFVPVKEGTVTYLSCSAPSSCPRDPPVLAWSDTLKGAKMETSKEESRIQVVLRFNASHVHHNKTVTCRASRRRQRWTNTVTLNVTYSPRRTSISGHRVHNVTEGDAVTLSCTSNANPPSSYTWYHVTGSSVTQRGSGQSLPLHNVTLSDGGLYYCEARNKHGGENSTAVTIDVQLSTPPVAPLPQVHPLTLVLVSVLCLLLLLLLLWCSIRNIKINKRAHHTAGRPYRSHQTEQEKNKRGERREAQCASPGGEDVCYAAVDFSKTKSNKKSEEDYVNSNVLRNWTNEVVVYASIKH, encoded by the exons ATGCCTGAACTAGCAAGAGTGGGACCTCTCATTTTATGGCTTCTTCAAG GTGCACTTTGTAAAGACTCCTGGATTTCACTGCCCAAGAATATGGAGGCTCTGGACGGCTCCTGTGTGGTCATTCCCTGCACATTTGGACCTACCAAAGCACTTGGGAGAGATCAGATTGGAGTGTGGAGAAGTAATGATCCATGGAAAGGAAACGAGGTGTTCAGAAAAGGCACAACACATGGCGTCTGGGCAAATGTCAGAGTGACGATCGGTGATGTAAGAGCGGGAAACTGCAGCACACGACTGGACAGAGTCGGACCTCAACAAGGAGGGACGTATTACTTTAGGACTGAAGGACAATACAGCTATACATTTGGACACAACGCTCTTAATATTACAGTTCAAG ATAAGCCACTGATCACTCCATTTGTCCCAGTAAAGGAGGGCACAGTCACCTATCTGTCCTGCTCTGCTCCATCTTCATGTCCCAGAGACCCCCCAGTCCTGGCTTGGAGTGACACACTGAAAGGGGCAAAAATGGAGACGTCCAAGGAGGAAAGCAGAATCCAAGTGGTCCTGCGCTTCAATGCTTCCCACGTCCACCACAACAAGACGGTCACCTGCAGGGCGAGCAGACGAAGACAACGCTGGACCAACACGGTCACTCTGAACGTCACTT ATTCTCCAAGACGCACATCGATATCTGGCCATCGTGTTCACAACGTCACAGAAGGGGACGCCGTGACGCTAAGCTGCACCTCCAATGCAAACCCTCCCAGCAGTTACACCTGGTATCATGTTACCGGGTCATCGGTCACCCAAAGAGGATCTGGGCAGAGTCTGCCACTCCACAACGTGACCCTCAGTGACGGCGGGCTCTACTACTGTGAGGCGAGGAACAAACACGGAGGGGAGAACTCGACCGCGGTGACCATCGATGTGCAGC TGTCGACCCCTCCAGTGGCTCCGCTCCCCCAGGTTCATCCTCTGACCCTCGTCCTGGTGTCCGTTCTTTGTCTGCTGCTCCTCCTCCTCTTGCTTTGGTGCTCCATCAG GAACATAAAGATAAACAAGAGAGCCCACCACACAGCGGGCAGGCCTTACAGAAGCCATCAG acagaacaagaaaagaacaaaagagggGAAAGGCGTGAAGCCCAGTGTGCCAGCCCTGGAGGTGAAGATGTTTGTTACGCTGCAGTTGATTTTTCTAAAACGAAATCCAACAAGAAATCAGAGGAGGATTATGTGAATTCTAATGTCCTGAGGAACTGGACAAATGAAGTTGTGGTATACGCGAGTATTAAACACTAA